A single region of the Sphingobacteriaceae bacterium genome encodes:
- a CDS encoding sugar phosphate isomerase/epimerase family protein, which produces MQPLTAFHSVALESLPVEDAIAFVARHGYDAIELNAETLPWARPHVTDATPPQEREKIRRAVAEAGLAISSISAHIPLAPPDEEERQRAVAFTKGCIDLAVDLGTDIVHGLAGEPAPGQDLDQAWPALVDSVRACTEYAAQRNVRFAFEAVTGMIVHNVASLQRLLDEVPGLYVNFDPSHLAVEGDDIPAAVAALADKIVHCHFKDALGKPGDYKFPPLGEGKVDLQAFLQALRRNGYRGYISVEYEGHVFGYEEEIEKTAEKSLRFIKANW; this is translated from the coding sequence GTGCAGCCTTTGACCGCCTTCCACAGCGTCGCCTTGGAAAGTTTGCCCGTTGAAGATGCCATCGCCTTTGTGGCCCGCCACGGCTACGATGCCATCGAATTGAATGCCGAGACCCTGCCCTGGGCCCGGCCCCATGTGACCGACGCCACCCCGCCCCAGGAGCGGGAGAAGATCCGCCGGGCGGTGGCGGAGGCCGGCCTGGCCATCTCCTCCATCTCGGCCCACATTCCCCTGGCGCCTCCCGACGAGGAGGAGCGGCAGCGGGCCGTGGCCTTCACCAAGGGCTGCATCGACCTGGCGGTGGACCTGGGCACCGACATCGTCCACGGCCTGGCCGGCGAGCCGGCGCCGGGGCAGGACCTGGACCAGGCCTGGCCCGCCTTGGTGGATTCGGTGCGGGCCTGCACCGAGTACGCGGCCCAGCGCAATGTGCGCTTCGCCTTTGAAGCCGTCACCGGCATGATCGTCCACAACGTGGCCAGCCTCCAGCGACTCCTGGACGAGGTGCCCGGCCTGTACGTCAACTTTGACCCCAGCCACCTGGCGGTGGAGGGTGACGACATCCCCGCGGCCGTGGCCGCCTTGGCCGACAAGATCGTCCACTGCCACTTCAAGGACGCTTTGGGCAAGCCCGGAGATTACAAGTTTCCCCCTTTGGGGGAAGGCAAGGTCGACCTGCAAGCCTTTCTCCAGGCCCTGCGCCGCAACGGCTACCGGGGCTACATCTCCGTCGAGTACGAAGGCCATGTATTCGGCTATGAGGAGGAGATAGAGAAGACAGCAGAAAAGAGCCTGCGCTTCATCAAGGCCAACTGGTAG
- a CDS encoding cytochrome c oxidase subunit 3: MASAAEVIERQQDGSTEWGGGKSPLRVSEGKMGMWLFLMSDALTFAALLLGYLMIRFSSPSWPVPSEVFGIGLVTIMTTILMMSSATLALAVGSAHKGDRAATLRFLLITIIGGAIFLGLQAYEWTHFIQAGARPFSNPFGPPMFSGSFFIITGVHGLHVLSGVIYLIVVAYRVYQNTFSGDFVERAGLYWHFVDIVWVLVFTLFYLI; encoded by the coding sequence ATGGCTTCGGCCGCTGAAGTCATCGAAAGACAACAAGATGGAAGCACCGAATGGGGCGGCGGCAAATCACCCCTGCGGGTAAGCGAAGGCAAGATGGGCATGTGGCTGTTCCTCATGTCCGATGCCCTGACCTTCGCCGCGCTCCTCTTGGGCTACTTGATGATTCGCTTCTCCAGCCCCAGTTGGCCGGTGCCTTCCGAGGTGTTCGGCATCGGCCTGGTCACCATCATGACCACCATCCTGATGATGAGCAGCGCCACCCTGGCCTTGGCCGTGGGCAGCGCCCACAAGGGTGACCGGGCGGCCACCCTGCGCTTCCTGTTGATCACCATCATCGGCGGCGCCATCTTCCTGGGGCTGCAGGCTTACGAGTGGACCCACTTCATCCAGGCGGGAGCCAGGCCTTTTTCCAATCCCTTCGGCCCGCCCATGTTCTCCGGCAGCTTCTTCATCATCACCGGGGTGCATGGCCTGCACGTCCTCAGCGGCGTGATCTACCTGATCGTTGTCGCCTACCGGGTGTATCAAAACACCTTCTCCGGCGACTTCGTGGAACGGGCCGGCTTGTACTGGCACTTCGTCGACATCGTGTGGGTGTTGGTCTTCACGCTCTTCTACCTGATTTAA
- a CDS encoding ABC transporter substrate-binding protein encodes MMRRLPTLLLVLLLAVALVAAACGSPADQEPADDNGGDDQGAATDTLTVGVMVPSQDNPFWVRYAEFVRQVADDLDIEVVLADARNREDTQISDIESLLARGVDGLLVTPVTAAVGPTLINRAEEAGVPIMVTDRFPDVDPETYEGDMYVGFIGPNDVQAGYDIAKALIEAGAKKIVALNGMQGASVAQGRNEGLHQAISEHPDVELVAEQWVGDRREDGLNMMENYLSAYPDGEIDAVWAFNDNLAMGALQAIKSAGRTNIMVAGMDLNQDAVEAIQAGEYTFSTGGHWLQGGFGLIILHDFLNGIEPVEKMVKLNTLGVDQENVEKFLEQYIENPPTFDIKSLSRKYNPSATSHFEITIE; translated from the coding sequence ATGATGCGACGTTTACCCACTTTACTTTTGGTCTTGCTTTTGGCCGTCGCCCTGGTGGCAGCCGCCTGCGGCAGCCCGGCGGACCAGGAGCCCGCTGACGACAACGGCGGCGATGACCAAGGCGCAGCCACGGACACCCTGACGGTTGGCGTCATGGTGCCCAGCCAGGACAACCCCTTCTGGGTGCGGTACGCCGAGTTCGTCCGCCAGGTGGCTGACGACCTGGATATCGAGGTGGTGCTGGCCGACGCCCGGAACCGGGAAGACACCCAGATCTCCGATATCGAGAGCCTCCTGGCCCGGGGCGTGGACGGCCTGCTGGTGACGCCGGTGACGGCGGCCGTGGGCCCCACACTCATCAACAGGGCTGAAGAGGCCGGGGTGCCCATCATGGTCACCGACCGGTTCCCCGACGTGGACCCCGAGACCTATGAGGGCGACATGTATGTAGGCTTCATCGGGCCCAACGACGTCCAGGCCGGCTACGACATCGCCAAGGCCCTCATCGAAGCCGGCGCCAAGAAGATCGTAGCCCTCAACGGCATGCAGGGTGCTTCGGTGGCCCAGGGCCGGAACGAAGGGCTTCACCAGGCCATCAGTGAGCACCCCGATGTGGAGCTGGTGGCCGAGCAGTGGGTCGGCGACCGGCGGGAAGACGGCCTCAACATGATGGAGAACTACCTGTCGGCCTACCCCGATGGTGAAATCGACGCCGTCTGGGCCTTCAACGACAACCTGGCCATGGGCGCCCTCCAGGCCATCAAGAGCGCGGGCCGGACCAACATTATGGTGGCCGGCATGGACTTGAACCAGGACGCCGTGGAGGCCATCCAGGCCGGGGAGTACACCTTCTCCACCGGCGGGCACTGGCTCCAGGGCGGCTTCGGCTTGATCATCCTCCACGACTTCCTGAACGGCATCGAGCCTGTGGAGAAGATGGTCAAGCTGAACACCCTGGGCGTGGATCAGGAAAACGTGGAAAAGTTCCTGGAGCAATATATTGAGAATCCGCCCACTTTCGACATCAAGTCGCTGTCCCGTAAGTACAACCCCTCCGCTACGAGCCATTTCGAGATCACTATCGAATAA
- a CDS encoding cytochrome C oxidase subunit IV family protein, producing the protein MAEATQTHDEHAKVQQEYIRTGIWLLVLMVLKVGVVSVEMPRTLMVATLLVLMLLKLWLITGVFMHLKYEKMTMVLFTAVPVIFAIILFFGILPDFTISPWLP; encoded by the coding sequence ATGGCCGAAGCGACCCAAACCCACGATGAACACGCCAAGGTCCAGCAGGAATATATTCGTACGGGCATTTGGCTCCTGGTCTTGATGGTCCTCAAAGTAGGCGTGGTCAGCGTGGAAATGCCCCGGACGCTCATGGTAGCGACGCTGCTGGTGCTGATGCTGCTGAAGCTTTGGCTCATCACCGGCGTGTTTATGCACTTGAAGTATGAAAAGATGACTATGGTGCTGTTTACGGCGGTGCCGGTAATCTTCGCCATCATTTTGTTCTTCGGCATTCTGCCCGACTTCACCATCAGCCCGTGGCTGCCCTAG
- a CDS encoding IclR family transcriptional regulator, whose amino-acid sequence MVQSVDRALQILNFLSTRADGFALTTISQELGLNISTCHHLISTLAYRNYVEQDPQTKRYMLGPKVLHLKNIALAASDLYTHALPVLRELNQKSQETVHLAVLRNDELLTVAKLDALHSVRINRPDDARAIHCTATGKAILAHLPEPDAERLLDLYGMVKFTPKTIVDRDLLQEELQRVREQGYALDIEEFNPGVCCIGAPVRDHAGQVVGSFSVSVPVFRADYARMQELVAMVLEAGQKISYKLGYAE is encoded by the coding sequence TTGGTCCAGTCCGTGGACCGGGCCTTGCAGATTTTGAATTTCCTCAGCACCCGCGCTGATGGTTTCGCCTTGACCACCATCAGCCAGGAGCTGGGGCTGAACATCAGCACCTGCCACCATCTTATCAGCACCTTGGCCTACAGGAACTACGTGGAGCAGGACCCGCAAACCAAGCGCTACATGCTGGGCCCGAAGGTCCTGCACCTAAAAAACATCGCCTTGGCCGCCTCCGATTTGTACACCCATGCTCTGCCCGTCCTGCGGGAACTGAACCAAAAGTCCCAGGAGACGGTCCACCTGGCGGTGCTGCGCAACGACGAGCTGCTGACGGTGGCCAAATTGGACGCCCTCCACTCGGTGCGGATCAACCGGCCCGACGACGCCCGGGCCATCCACTGCACCGCCACGGGCAAGGCCATCCTGGCCCACCTGCCGGAGCCCGACGCAGAGCGCCTGCTGGACCTTTACGGCATGGTGAAATTCACCCCCAAGACCATCGTCGACCGGGACCTCCTGCAGGAGGAGCTGCAACGAGTGCGGGAGCAAGGCTACGCCTTGGACATCGAGGAGTTCAATCCCGGCGTCTGCTGCATCGGCGCTCCGGTCCGGGACCATGCCGGCCAGGTGGTGGGATCCTTCAGCGTGTCGGTGCCCGTCTTCCGGGCCGACTACGCCCGGATGCAGGAGCTGGTGGCCATGGTCCTGGAGGCAGGGCAGAAGATCTCCTACAAACTGGGATACGCTGAATAG
- a CDS encoding Glu/Leu/Phe/Val dehydrogenase, which produces MAVEVSIPLRRDDGSRTVVHAFRVQHNSLLGPYKGGIRFHPRVSMEHSKDLALLMTIKCALLDLPFGGGKGGIQVDIQDLSQRELEQVSRGYVRALYPVLGPDRDVPAPDLGTNEIIMGWMTDEYSQLNGAFEPAVFTGKPVAIGGITARKPATGRGVALIAQAIAQRLNIDIKGATVALQGYGNVGSFTGQFLEEAGARVIAVVDIAGGVYNEKGLDTKAMAEQVAATGTVAGFPGGEPISSEDFFKLPVDIMIPAALENQVDGTVAEGLQCKVVVEAANGPVTPEGDDVLQERGIPVVPDILANAGGVTVSLFEWIMNRTRDVWEEERLNRRFEQLMTQAFANTWQAAEEYQCDLRTAAYAVALKRLAAAHQARNGT; this is translated from the coding sequence TTGGCCGTTGAAGTTTCCATTCCTTTGCGCCGGGACGACGGCAGCCGGACTGTCGTCCATGCCTTTCGCGTGCAGCACAACAGCCTCCTGGGGCCCTACAAAGGAGGCATCCGGTTTCATCCCCGCGTCTCCATGGAACATTCCAAAGATCTGGCCCTGCTCATGACCATCAAGTGCGCCCTGCTGGATCTCCCCTTCGGCGGCGGCAAGGGCGGCATTCAGGTCGACATCCAGGACCTGTCCCAGCGCGAGCTTGAACAGGTCAGCCGCGGCTACGTCCGGGCCCTCTATCCCGTTTTAGGCCCCGACCGGGACGTGCCCGCCCCCGACCTGGGCACCAATGAAATCATCATGGGCTGGATGACCGACGAATACTCCCAGTTGAACGGCGCCTTCGAACCTGCCGTCTTCACCGGCAAGCCCGTGGCCATCGGCGGCATCACCGCCCGCAAGCCCGCCACCGGCCGGGGCGTGGCCCTCATCGCCCAGGCCATCGCCCAGCGGCTGAACATCGACATCAAGGGCGCCACCGTCGCCCTGCAGGGCTACGGCAACGTGGGCAGCTTCACCGGCCAGTTCCTGGAGGAGGCCGGCGCCCGCGTCATAGCCGTGGTGGACATCGCCGGCGGCGTCTACAACGAAAAGGGCCTGGACACCAAGGCCATGGCGGAGCAGGTGGCGGCCACCGGCACCGTGGCCGGCTTTCCGGGCGGCGAACCCATCTCCTCCGAGGACTTTTTCAAGCTGCCCGTGGACATCATGATTCCCGCCGCCTTGGAAAACCAAGTGGATGGCACCGTGGCCGAAGGGCTGCAGTGCAAGGTGGTGGTGGAGGCAGCCAACGGCCCCGTCACCCCCGAAGGCGACGACGTCCTCCAGGAGCGGGGCATCCCCGTGGTGCCCGACATCCTGGCCAATGCCGGCGGCGTCACCGTATCCCTCTTCGAGTGGATCATGAACCGCACCCGGGACGTTTGGGAAGAAGAACGGCTGAACCGCCGGTTCGAGCAGCTTATGACCCAAGCCTTTGCCAACACCTGGCAGGCCGCCGAGGAATACCAGTGCGACCTGCGCACCGCCGCCTACGCCGTCGCCCTGAAACGGCTGGCGGCAGCCCATCAGGCCCGCAACGGAACCTGA
- a CDS encoding Gfo/Idh/MocA family oxidoreductase — protein sequence MGSTLRVGVVGAGAIATLAHIPNLQAIDGVVVTAISDINVEHARNVAQRFNIEHCFGETEALVASPHVDAVVVCTPNHAHREAVETAARHGKPVFVEKPLASNLRDGRAMVEACRAAGVPIQVGFNQRFWNQTEIAKQLIEDGVIGEVQSFRSIYSEGWDLYPAENTASRYDPKISGGGTIMDLAIHRIDMARHLVGEITAVVADLRRNVIPFPVDDTVHLLVEFANGATGTISSDRFSPAVANATEIFGTEGTIYLSTETINPFQSVPLAVFTKNELPPILEQYFYPAQWWDKPGRTWICVTPPRDSSHFKEMLAWVNSVRNGTPPPVTGEDGLKALEVVAAAYKSHGERAWVRLPLAEDNVEMPSFDEGV from the coding sequence ATGGGCAGCACGCTGCGGGTTGGTGTAGTGGGTGCCGGCGCCATCGCCACTTTGGCCCACATTCCCAATCTTCAGGCCATCGACGGCGTCGTGGTCACCGCCATCAGCGACATCAACGTGGAGCATGCCCGGAATGTAGCCCAGCGTTTCAACATCGAACATTGCTTTGGGGAAACCGAAGCCCTGGTGGCCAGCCCCCATGTAGATGCGGTAGTTGTCTGCACCCCCAACCACGCCCACCGGGAGGCGGTGGAAACGGCCGCCCGCCACGGCAAGCCCGTCTTCGTGGAAAAGCCCCTGGCCAGCAACCTGCGGGACGGCCGGGCCATGGTGGAAGCCTGCCGCGCTGCCGGCGTTCCCATCCAGGTCGGCTTCAACCAGCGCTTCTGGAACCAGACGGAAATCGCCAAGCAACTCATCGAGGACGGCGTCATCGGCGAGGTCCAGTCCTTCCGGTCCATCTACTCGGAAGGCTGGGATCTGTACCCGGCGGAAAACACCGCTTCCCGCTACGATCCCAAGATCTCGGGGGGCGGCACCATCATGGACCTGGCCATCCACCGCATCGACATGGCCCGGCACCTGGTGGGAGAAATCACCGCCGTGGTGGCCGATCTGCGGCGCAACGTCATTCCCTTCCCGGTGGATGACACGGTGCACCTCCTGGTGGAATTCGCCAACGGGGCCACCGGCACCATCTCCTCGGACCGGTTCTCCCCGGCGGTGGCCAACGCCACGGAAATCTTCGGCACCGAGGGCACCATCTACCTGAGCACCGAGACCATCAACCCCTTCCAGTCGGTGCCCCTGGCCGTATTCACCAAGAACGAGCTGCCGCCCATCCTGGAGCAGTACTTCTACCCCGCCCAGTGGTGGGACAAGCCCGGCCGGACGTGGATCTGCGTCACCCCGCCCCGGGACAGCTCCCATTTCAAAGAGATGCTGGCTTGGGTCAATTCCGTCCGCAACGGCACGCCGCCCCCCGTCACCGGCGAGGACGGCCTCAAAGCCCTGGAGGTGGTGGCGGCGGCCTACAAGTCCCATGGGGAGCGGGCGTGGGTCCGGCTGCCCCTGGCTGAAGACAACGTAGAGATGCCCAGCTTCGATGAAGGAGTGTAA
- a CDS encoding IlvD/Edd family dehydratase, with the protein MVSARTAGRSSISFEERTMADSSTQQASPAATSTPAAAVEQASPSPAQTQGLGRGLTSYGDADFSLFMRRAFARHTGLHGDDFHRPIIGICNTFSEINRCHTHFGPLVEAVKRGVLLAGGIPLEFPTISLGEVFTSPTSMLYRNLAAMDTEEMIRAQPLDGVVLVGGCDKTIPAQLMGAASADLPAIVLSGGPMANGEYEGRVLGACTDCRLFWQEYRAGRRSEDEMEEINQRLAPTAGHCMVMGSASTMGVAAEALGMMLPGGATWPAPETGRLMLAEATGKQIVRLVEQGLRPSQIMTRPAFENAIRAIMAVGGSTNAIIHLVAIAGRLGIDLPLALFDQLSRTTPMLANLRPAGQYQMQDFHRAGGVPALLKELEPLLHTDCITCTGRTLGENLRSAPPVPEVYRPIIRPLADPLHPDGGIAILTGTLAPRGAVIKPKAATPALLRHKGRAVVFENLQDLEERIDHPDLDVHPEDILVLRNAGPVGAPGMPEAGMLPIPKKLLRQGVTDMVRISDARMSGTAFGTVVLHVAPEAAVGGPLALVRTGDWIQLDVDARRLDLLVDDDQLARRRREWQPPEPASRGYVRLYQQHVLQADQGCDFDFLAGRL; encoded by the coding sequence ATGGTCTCTGCGAGGACGGCAGGGAGATCATCTATTTCCTTCGAGGAGAGAACCATGGCGGATAGTTCTACACAGCAGGCATCCCCGGCGGCGACGTCGACACCGGCGGCAGCGGTGGAGCAGGCATCCCCGTCGCCGGCCCAAACCCAAGGATTGGGCCGGGGATTGACGTCCTACGGCGATGCCGATTTCAGCCTCTTCATGCGCCGGGCCTTTGCCCGTCATACGGGCCTGCACGGCGACGACTTCCACCGGCCCATCATCGGCATCTGCAATACCTTCAGTGAGATCAACCGCTGCCACACCCACTTCGGACCCTTGGTGGAGGCGGTGAAGCGGGGCGTCCTGCTGGCGGGGGGCATTCCCCTGGAATTCCCCACCATATCTTTGGGCGAGGTGTTCACCAGCCCCACCTCCATGCTGTACCGGAACCTGGCCGCCATGGACACCGAAGAGATGATCCGGGCCCAGCCCCTGGACGGGGTGGTCCTGGTGGGCGGCTGCGACAAGACCATCCCCGCCCAACTCATGGGGGCGGCCAGCGCCGATCTGCCCGCCATCGTCCTTTCCGGGGGCCCCATGGCCAACGGCGAGTACGAGGGGCGGGTGCTGGGCGCCTGCACCGACTGCCGCCTCTTCTGGCAGGAGTACCGGGCCGGCCGGCGCTCCGAGGATGAAATGGAAGAAATCAACCAGCGGCTGGCCCCCACCGCCGGCCACTGCATGGTCATGGGCAGCGCCAGCACCATGGGCGTGGCTGCCGAGGCCCTGGGCATGATGCTGCCCGGCGGCGCCACCTGGCCGGCGCCGGAAACGGGGCGGCTGATGCTGGCCGAGGCCACGGGCAAGCAAATCGTCCGGCTGGTGGAGCAGGGGCTGCGCCCCTCCCAAATCATGACCCGGCCCGCCTTCGAGAACGCCATCCGGGCCATCATGGCCGTGGGCGGCTCCACCAATGCCATCATCCATTTGGTGGCCATCGCCGGTCGCCTGGGCATCGACCTGCCCTTGGCACTGTTTGATCAGTTGAGCCGGACGACGCCCATGCTGGCCAACCTGCGCCCCGCCGGCCAGTACCAAATGCAGGACTTTCACCGGGCCGGCGGCGTCCCCGCTCTTCTGAAGGAACTGGAGCCCCTCCTGCATACCGACTGCATCACCTGTACGGGCCGGACCTTGGGTGAAAATTTGCGCTCGGCCCCGCCGGTGCCGGAGGTCTACCGCCCCATCATCCGGCCTTTGGCCGATCCCCTTCATCCCGACGGCGGCATCGCCATTTTGACGGGGACCTTGGCGCCCCGGGGCGCCGTCATTAAGCCCAAGGCGGCCACCCCGGCCCTGCTGCGCCACAAGGGGCGGGCGGTGGTGTTTGAAAACCTGCAGGATCTGGAGGAGCGCATCGACCACCCCGACCTGGACGTGCACCCCGAAGACATCTTGGTGTTGCGCAACGCCGGGCCCGTGGGCGCCCCGGGCATGCCCGAGGCCGGCATGCTGCCTATCCCGAAAAAGCTGCTCCGGCAAGGGGTTACCGACATGGTGCGCATTTCCGATGCCCGGATGAGCGGCACGGCCTTCGGGACGGTAGTTCTTCATGTGGCGCCCGAGGCGGCGGTGGGCGGGCCCCTGGCCTTGGTGCGCACCGGCGATTGGATCCAGCTGGATGTGGATGCCCGGCGCCTCGACCTGCTGGTGGACGACGATCAACTGGCCCGGCGCCGCCGGGAGTGGCAGCCGCCGGAGCCGGCCTCCCGGGGCTACGTCCGCCTCTACCAGCAGCACGTGCTCCAGGCCGACCAAGGCTGCGACTTCGACTTCCTGGCCGGCCGCCTTTAG